ACATAGGACTGCGCTCCAAATAGCCCTTCCGCACCAGAGCATCCAAAACATAACGGACCCCATTTGTGGAGGACACGCCGATTTGGCTTCCGATTTCGCGAAGAGTTGGAGGGCGTCCCCTGTCTGTGATTTCCGACTGTATAAATTGCAGCGCACGCTGCTGTTTTTCTGTAAGTTGCATTCCCATTGATTGTCCTTCTAACTTGACCTTGAACAAATATACAAAACATCTGTTCATAAGTCAAGGGGTCAGACAGGGTTTTTTCCGTTTAGTTATGCATTTTCTTCTCGATAACTAAAGTCACCGGGCCGTCATTTACAATAAAAACCTGCATTTTCGCGCCGAATACTCCAGTGGAAGTTGTAATGCCTCTGTTTCTCAGACCAGATACAAACCTCTCATAAAGTGGAACGGCGACTTCCGGAGCCGCAGCCTCAATGAAGCTTGGTCTCCTGCCTTTCTGGATGTCTCCGAACAAAGTGAATTGACTGACGACCAGTACCGCGCCCCCTACCTCTTCGAGACTACGGTTGAACTTCTCGGCAGAATCCGGGAAGATCCGCAGCTCGCAGATCTTGTTCACACCCCAGTCAATCTCGGATTCAGAATCCCCCTGTGCAATACCAAGCAATATGACCAGCCCGATCCCTATCTCCCCCACAGTTCGACCGTTCACCTCGACGCGTGCTTCCGAAACCCGTTGCAGTACAATCTTCACCCTTCACTCCAGAAACGACATACACTGCGGTATCGGCTGCACAAACAAAGTATCCTGGACTTCCGGAGGTGAGGTCTCAGGACTTACTCTGACGACCATACTCTGACGCGGGCAGACGACAAAAAATGCGCCGCTTGCTTGCGAATAACGCACTCTGACAGCGCTTGTACCACAACGCAAGTCGCTCGAACTTCCGTTAAACAGATCATAGATTCTGGCGTCACCGCGGGTCGAGTCAACTGCCATCAAGTATTGACCGTCCGTCGAGATTCCTAGATCAACCACAGAACCAAACATACCGAGTGAATCGAGAACTTCACCGTCCGCTGCATCTAGAATCATCAACTGATCTGACGAAGGCAACGCACAATAGACGAGAGCCCCGTCAGGCGAGAATTCAATGTCCGTGCAGGGTCCGTTGAAGCGGACACGGGACTCCTCAAAGAAGCCTTGTTCCTTTACAATCCGGACGGTGCTGTCTCCGGGGCAAGCGATCCACGTCCATTGGTCACCGGGGCGCATTTTCAATCGTCGGGGTTCTATCCCGGTTTCGACGGTATCCACTTGAATATTCGCAAATGAAATTCGGTAGTAGCGGGAGTTGTGAGTCAGAAGATGTGCTGTCAGTGAACTGCGCGCAACCCTGAGGTCCACGGGAGTGCCTGCGATGTCGACCTGTTCGAATCGATTGACTTCGGGCAAATAGAACAGAGAAAGTGCACCCACGTCATTGTCCGTCGCGACGAGAGTGACACCGGACGGAAGCAACTCACAAGCGGTCGCCCAGCCGGGCATAACAGCATGTCGAATGACATGAAGATCGACCAGGTCAAAAAAAGTCAGCTGTCCCTCAGTCGCACTGGCAATAACGCCATACGGAGGTGTCAGCTGACCGCAATCGTCGCAACCGTTGTCCTTTTCGCGGCAACTTGTCACTATCAACATGACAAGCCACAGGCAAAGCAATGTAGATTTCCTAAGCAGGAACCCCTCCCTACTTTAATTCAATCAAGTGACCGAGTTTGTCACGCTTAGCTGCCAGATATTTTCTGTTACTTTTTGTTGGTTCGCTTGATGCAGGCACGCGCTCGACTACGTCAATTCCAAATTTCTTGAGATCCGAAAGTTTTGCCGGATTATTGGTGATCAGCCGCACCTGACGGATTCCAAGCTGCTTCAGGATTTGCGCACAGTTCGCGTATCCTCGTTGGTCGGCCTTGAATCCAAGTTTGAGATTTGCCTCAACAGTGTCAAGACCGCTATCCTGAAGTTTGTAGGCCTGCAGCTTGGCTGCCAAGCCTATCCCGCGCCCTTCCTGCCGCAAGTAAACGAGCACACCTGATCCTTCTCTCTCCATACGAGACAATGCAGACTCAAGCTGTGCGCCGCAATCGCAACGAGAACTTCCAAAAACATCGCCCGTCAGACATTCCGAGTGAGCGCGAACGAGTACCGGCCTGGTCACCTCGAGCGGCTCTTTGACAATCGCAAGGTGATCCTCACCTTTTATGGTATCGACAAAATGGACGAGCTTGAACTCACCGAATTTCGTTGGAAACGGTACTCGAACACGTTCTTCCATGAAAGACTCGGTTTGTGCCCTGTGAATTGCAATCTGCTCAACCGAAATAATTTTCAGGCCGTGACGATTCGCATAGGCTCGCAGACCCTCACCCCTGAGCATCCTTCCATCGTCCCCCATGATTTCGCAGAGCACTCCTGAAGGATACAATCCTGCGAGCCGCGCAAGATCCACGGTGGCTTCGGTTTGGCCCGGCCGGCCTAAGACGCCACCTGGATGCGCGCGCAGTGGATGAATGTGACCCGGTCTTCCCAAATCTGCAGGGGACGTTTCAGGATCAATCATTGCGCGAATCGTTTTCGCCCGATCAAACGCCGAAATTCCGGTAGTTGTACCGTGCAGGTAATCGACAGATTCGGTAAACGCCGTGCCGAGTTTAGCGGTATTTTCGGTGACTTGCTGACGCAGATTCAGCTCCGCGCAGCGCTCGGAGGTCAGACAAATGCAGATCATCCCACGTCCGTAAGTGGCCATGAAATTCACGGCCTCAGGTGTGACAAATGAGCTTGCCATGACCAGATCACCTTCATTCTCGCGATCTTCATCGTCCACGACAATCACCATTTTACCGGCTGCTATGTCGCGCAAGCCTTCCTCAAACGTATCAAGGAGACCGTGCTTATGGTTATTGTTACTCATGCTACCTCAAAAAAATCACAGCGCTCGCAGCTTTTCCGGCAACAGCTTCTCAATGTACTTACCAACCATGTCAACCTCAATGTTGACCGGGTCACCGACCATGTAATTATGAAAAACGGTGTTCCGATATGTGTGCGGAATGATGCCAATAACGACAGATTGCTGCTTCACCTCCGCTGCCGTAAGCGAGACACCGTCCACGGCAATGGAGCCTGTGTGAACAACATACTTCATCAGCTCGGCAGGCAATTGGAATTCAAAGACACGATTGTCTCCATCCTCGACAATTGAAACTACTTTGCCGAGACCATCAACATGACCCTGCACGAGATGACCACCTAACTCGGCACCAAATTTCAAAGGCCTTTCAAGATTCACTTCGCTGCCAAGCACCAATTTACCCAGCGAGGTCTTTTCCAGGGTTATTCGCATCAATTCGCAGGTAAATCCTTCCGATTTGTCAGGTATCGACGTCGTGCAACAACCATTTATGGCAAGGCTTGAACCGACATTCAAGCTCTTAATCCAATCCGGACCGGTAATGCGGATTTTTCTGAATTCTATTCCGTCATGTATCTCCGCGACCTGACCTACGGTTTCAACAATTCCCGTAAACATTTCTCTCCAAATAGAACCAATAATCTTCTTCAAACTGCTCCGTCTTGTGTACTTTGAACCGCGGAGCATTTTCTAATAAAGTCAAATTAAGTTCACCAATTCCAGGGCGTCCCTCAGAACCGATAATGATTGGCGCTATTGCAACAATCAACTCATCCCACAGATTTTCCGACAGTAATGCTGCGTGAATCGTACCGCCGCCCTCGACAAGAATGGACGCGACGTTTAATTCAGCAAGCCGGCGCAAAGCATCATTGAAGTCCACCCTGCCATTCGGCGCGGCGGCACATACAATAACGGAGACTCCGGCCTTCTTGAGTCTGCCGATCTTTTTGTCATCAACACCGTCAGTTGTAAGAATCCATGTTCTCTTCTTGTCTTTATGTGCGAGAACTCGCGATGATTCTGGGATTCTAAGCCTGGAGTCTGCGATTACACGGATGGGATTTCGGCCTTTCGCAAGCCTTACGTTCAGTTCCGGATCATCGTCAATAATAGTTTGCACACCGACCAGAACGGCGTCAAGTCTTGTTCTGATTCTGTGCACTTCCGTTCTAGAGGATTCGCCCGTTATCCACCTTGATTGACCGTTTGCAAGTGCGATTCGACCGTCAATACTTTGAGCAACTTTCAGTAGAATCCACGGACGGCCAGCAGTGATGAAAGTATTAAACGGTGCGTTCAAACGGCGGGCTTCACTTTCGCAGACGCCGCACAATACATCAATACCTGCGTTTCTAAGCTGCTCCATGCCTTTGCCATTGACCAGAGGATTAGGGTCCTGCTGCGCGATAACTACGCGTTTGACACCAGCCGAAATCAGTGCCGACGTGCAGGGAGCGGTTTTCCCATGATGGCAGCATGGTTCAAGATTGACATAAATCGTTGCGCCATTTGCCTGTTGCGGCGCAAGCTTGCTAAGCAGGGAGGTCTCAGCATGCATATCGCCAAATCTTTTGTGATATGCCTTGGCAAGTACTTTCCCGTCCTTAACGGCGATGGCTCCGACCATCGGATTCGGGCTGACACAACCAGCACCCTTTACGGCCATCCGAAGGGCAAATTGCATGAACTTTTCGTCTTCGGCGAGCTTTCGCCGCTTCTCCGTCAAGAGATATTCTCCTCAACTCCACTCAATGCGCCGGAATCCGGACTGTCCGCCAAGCACACGCAATTATTTTCGCGATTAACTCTTTTTCGGTCAGTCCGAATGCCTTAGCGGACTTTGGCACAAGAGATGTTGCCGTCATACCCGGCAAAGAATTCAATTCGAGGCAGATAAAACCCGTCTCGTTGACCAAAAAGTCAACTCTGGCAAATCCTCGCGCGTCGAGTGCCCGAAAGACTGCTGCGGCCGCGGCATGCACCTTCTCGGTCATCTCATCAGACAACTCTGCCGGACAGAAATAGTCGGTGCGGCCCGCCGTGTACTTGTTTGTGTAGTCGTAGATTCCCTGTTTCGGTCGTATTTCAACAAGAGGAAATGCTTGGCCGTCGATGACGGTTGCAGCAATCTCACGACCTACAAACAGTTTTTCTATCAAGGCATTGTCATTTTGTTCACGGACAGCGGAAAGCGCCGGCAGAAGCTCTTCGGCGGAATTGACCACGGACAGCCCGACAGTTGAACCGCCGCTTTCGGGCTTTACAACAACCGGATACCCGAGTTCGGTTTCAATTCGCTCAGTAACTTGTTCATGATTCGTGTACTCATCGTATCGGACGCTGAAGCCTTTGGCTACAGGAACGCCCGCGTTTGCCATCAGTGCTTTCGCGGTCGGCTTGTGCATGGCCAGCGCACAGCTGCGCGGTCCACTACCTGTGTAAGGCATTCCCACCCATTCGAGCAGAGCTTGCAGCGTCCCATCTTCACCGTATCCGCCATGCAGAATCGGAAACACCAGATCAATATCTCTCGATGACAGCACGTCAATCAAACCCCGTACAATATTTGGCGAAAACGCGACGTCACCAACTGTCGAGGGGGCGTCAACTCCGATTGACGATGGTGCCATACGTGCTGTGGCCTCAACAACGCGCCCTGGTTTTTCCGGGTCGTATTTCCATACGTCATGACCGAGTTCCTTAATCCAGGTTGCGACCGCATCTCCGGAGGCCAGCGAAACAACACGTTCAGAAGTTCTACCGCCGCAAACGACTAGTATTCTCATTTTGACGGCTCTTGTGAGAGCTTGTGGGCGACAGCCGAGTGAAGCCTGTTCAATGTTCCCTCGCGACCCCACATTCCAATCAACTTGCCTAACTCAGCACCATGCTCTCTGCCGGTCATGGCAAGCCTCAAGGTCATCCAAACCGCCTTGCCCTTCATGCCGTGCTTTTCGGCCGCCACGTTTGCAGATCTCTTGAATTCATGAACTAACTCTTCAAAGTCATTCCATTTTGCCGCAGGCAGAACTGACAGGGCGTCCGCGACATCTCCGATAAAGAGAAGCTGGGTTTCATCGAAAGCGGCATCACTTGAATCCGGGGCAGCGAACACTTCACAAACTTTGGACGCAAGATCTTGAAAGCTCTCAGCACCCGGGCGAAGCGAAACAACGGCATAACGAACACGGCTCGCTGACTCGACAAGAAGTTCTGAGGGAAGCAAAGGCGCCACGCCGTCCCAAATCGCATCATGACTTAATCGCGCAAGATATTCTGTATTCATCCAACGCAGCTTCGCATGATCAAAGACCGCGCCGGCCTTGTTAACGCGTTCAAGGGAGAATTCGTTGACAAGTTCATCCAAACTGAAGAACTCCCGTTCATCCTGCGGATGCCAGCCCAACAGCGCAACGAAGTTCAGCAGGGCTTCCGGCAGGATTCCCTTCTCACGGTAGGCTTCAACGGCAACATCGCCCGAGCGCTTGGACATTTTCGAACGATCGGGATTCAGCAGCAGAGGGAGATGTGCAAATTGAGGGACATCCCATCCAAAAAAGCGATACAATAGTACGTGCTTTGGAGTAGACGGCAGCCACTCTTCGCCGCGGATAACGTGCGAAATTTGCATCGCATGGTCATCAACTACGTTGGCAAGGTGATAGGTGGGAAAGCCATCACTTTTCACAAGTACCTGATCATCAATCGTCGCCGCTTCGAAACTTACATCTCCTCGAACGACATCGTGAACTTCAATACTTCCACTATCTGGAACCGCCATTCGCCAAACGTGCGGTTCACCCGCAGCCACCCGTGTCATTGCGTCATCGCGTGAGATCTTTCTGCAGCAGCGATCATACATAGGCGGCAGCCCCCGGGATTGCTGCTCTGCGCGAACCTGTTCAAGGCGTTCCGGCGTGCAAAAACACGCGTACGCATGGCCAGCATTTGCAAGCGTTGAAATCGCCTCTTGATACAGGTTTAGACGTTCCGATTGCACATAAGGCGCGTGTGGGCCACCGACTTTCGGACCTTCGTCGAAACGGATACCGAGCCAGTCAAAGATTTCGAGAAAGTTTTCAACAGCACCTTCCACCAGACGAGTTCTGTCGGTATCCTCAACGCGCAAAAGGAGTTTACCTCCCATTTTGCGGGCAAAAAGGTAGTTGTAGAGTGCAGTCCTTAGGCCTCCGACATGGAGATATCCCGTCGGACTGGGAGCGTATCGAGTTCTGACTTCTTTGTGCATTCCTATTTGTATAGCAGCACTGTTGCCAATGCAGCAATTCCTTCTTTACGGCCGGTAAATCCCATCTGCTCCAACGTCGTGCCTTTAATAGATACGTACGCAGATTCGATGCCTAACGCGGTTGCCACTTCGTCACGCATTTCCTCGCGATAAGGTCCAATCTTCGGTTCTTCGCACATAACACTGACATCAACATTGCCAATGCAGTAACCGGACTCCATTACAGCCTTCATCGCAACATGAAGCAATTCGATCGATCTTACGTCTTTGTATTGGGGGTCGGTTGGAGGAAATAGCCGCCCCTTGTCGCCAATCGCTGCGGCACCCAGGAGCGCGTCGAGTATAGCATGGGTGAGCACATCCCCGTCAGAGTGTGCTTCCAGTCCTAAATGAAACGGAATTACGACGCCGCCAAGCACAAGCGGCCTTCCACTCGCGAACTTGTGAGCATCAATTCCGACCCCGATGCGATACGGACAACTCATAGTGCAGACAATAGAAGAAAACGGGCTTACAGATTAAGTCCTGCAAACCCGAAAGATGTGTTATCTAATTTGAGGGAATGTCACGCAAAAATGTTTCGACGCGGGGAAGATCGTGCGGAAGCGTAAGCTTGATGTTTTGCGGATCGCCAAAAACAACTTTGACGGATCCAAGCTGAAAATACTCAATCAGCGCAGCGTCGTCAGTGCATTGAATCTGATGTTCCTTGGCCATCCGGTGAGCACGCTGGAATTCGCGCAACCTTATCCCCTGCGGCGTTTGCACAGCAAACAACACCTCACGATTCAATGTCTCACGCACCGTCAAGTTCTTGTCGACTCTCTTAACGGTGTCTGTCACCGGCAGCCCCGGAACGACAGCAACGTTATGGTCAAGACCTTCCACAACCCTGTCAATCACGTCTCTTGATATTGCAGGTCTGGCAGCATCATGCACAAGTACGTTATCCGCACCGGACTTCAGATTGAAGAGCGCTTGGCCAACTGAATCCTGGCGGGTCAATCCACCACTGATCACCGAGATTCGTACAATCTCAACAAAGTCTCCCACTGACTCTGCAATTGCCGAAATATACTCATCCGGCGCTGCGATTGAGACCTCCTCTAATCTCGAATCCTGAACGAAGCATTTTAGCGACCACCAAATTAGAGGCTTTCCGTTTACCGGCGTTAATGCTTTTGGCAGTTCGCCGCCGAATCGCTCCCCTTTCCCGGCAGCCGGAATCAACAGTGCGTAACTCAAATGATGAGCATGCAGTCGCCGTAACTGTAAAAGCGATACTTCTCCTTCACGGCATGGCGATATGCCTTCATAATGAACTCACGGTCACTGAAAGCCGAGACAAGCATCAGAAGCGTTGAACCTGGCAGGTGAAAATTGGTCAACAGCCTGTCAACGACCTTGAAATGATAGGGCGGATAGATAAACTTGTCCGTCCAGCCGCTTTGCGCCTTAATACCGCCGCTGAAGTTGGCGACAGTTTCCAGTGTTCTGGTAACAGAAGTTCCGATGGCAATGATTCGATTTCCGCGCTCTATAGCCCCGTTCACTGTGTCCACTGCGTTTTGCGTGACTTCATAGTATTCAGAATCCATCCTGTGGCGCGATAGATCTTCGACTTGAACCGGCCTGAAAGTTCCTAATCCGACGTGCAGGACGATTGGAACGAATTCAACGCCCTTCTTCTTCAACTTGGCAACCATTTCCTTCGTGAAATGCAGTCCGGCCGTTGGTGCGGCAACAGCGCCAGATTCTTCAGCAAAAATCGTCTGGTAGCGCTCTTTGTCATCTGGAGTGGGTTCGCGGCGAATATACGGAGGCAGCGGCGGCTTGCCGTATTTTTCAACGAGCGCGGCAAAGTCTCCCTCATAATGAAACCGGACCACTCTTCCACCGCTCGTCGTATTGTCGATTACTTCGCAGACAACTTCATCGCCGATGATAATGTTATTCCCGGTTCGGACTTTTCTTGCCGGTTTGACCAGAACTTCCCACAGTTCTTCTGTAAGCTTTCGCAACAGAAAGACCTCAATTTCGGCCTCCGTCTTTTCCTTGTAGCCGAACAGACGTGCCGGAAAAACACGAGTGGAATTGACGACAACGACATCGCCCTTATTCAGGTAGTTTCCGATGTCGGCAAAAGACTCATCACGAAACTCCTTTGTTTCGCGATCAACAACAAGCATGCGGGACATATCGCGACGCTCTAACGGAGTCTGCGCAATCAGCTTCTCGGGCAGATTGTACTTGAAGTCCGAAAGACGCGGGATTGTCTGCACACCACGCGGTTCATAGACAGCGGAAGTAACGGGCATTGGTAATCCTTAGTTCAATTGTTGCTCGCGCAATGCAGGCGATTCATATTAAAGCAGGCGTGTCTGATCCGCAGTACTGCGGCGCACACCAAAGTGTTCAAATGCGCGGATGGTGGCTTGACGTCCGCGGGAAGTCCGTTCCAAGAAACCCTGCCGGATCAGATAGGGTTCGCACAACTCTTCGAGAGTTCCTTCATCTTCCCCGACCGTTACAGCAAGCGTTCCGAGGCCGACAGGTCCCCCTCTAAATTTCTCAAGAAGGGCAAGCATCAGCCGTTTGTCCAAATCGTCCAGTCCAAAGTCATCGATCTCAAGAAGTCGCAGGGCCTCTTTCGCAAGTGCGGGCGTAACCGTGCTGACTCCTCCAACCTGCGCCACGTCACGGACTCGTCTCAAAAGGCGATTGGCCACTCGCGGAGTGCCCCGTGATCTGGAAGCGATCTCAAATAGACCCTCTTCTGTGCACGTAACACCTATCAGCAGCGCCGTCCGCCGCAGGATCTCCACAAGCTCTTCAGCAGAGTAATAGTCAAGCCGCAGCGTCACTCCAAACCTTGAGCGGAGTGGAGAAGAAAGCAGCCCGGCGCGAGTCGTGGCACCAACAAGGGTAAACCTGTTCAAGTTGAGCTGCAGAGTCCGAGCCGCAGCACCCTTGTCAATGAGAATGTCCAGCCTGTAATCTTCCATTGCCGGATACAAGTACTCTTCGACCGTAGAACTCAAACGGTGTATCTCGTCAACAAAAAGGACGTCACCGTGCTGAAGATTCGTCAGTAATCCTGCAAGGTCAGCCGGACGCTCGAGAACAGGTCCGGTCGTGACTCGGACCTGGGTTCCCATTTCCTTCGCGATAATATGAGAAAGCGTCGTCTTTCCGAGTCCAGGCGGTCCATAAAACAGGCAATGATCAAGTGCTTCACCGCGCTCCCTTGCCGCTCGTAGAAAGACTGAAAGCTGCTCTTTGACCCGTTGTTGCCCCACAAACTCCCCGAAGCTTGATGGCCTCAGACTCTGTTCAACGACAACTTCGTCTTCCTGTAAGACGGGTTCAATAAGTCGGGGCATTTAGCTCTTACGCAACGCGAATTTAATGATATCCTCTACAATTTCAATATCTTGTGTCCGCGCCGCGTCAAGACTCTTCTCAATCTCTGCAGGTGACAAACCCAGTGATTGCAGAGCTTGGCGCGCCTGCAGAATCGCATCCGATCCGGAAGGCTGAGTCCCCCCCGTCCAATCAATCGGACCTCCCGCAAACTTCTTCCCAAGTTCAAGAACGATGCGATCTGCTATCTTAGCACCAATACCCTTTACCGCCTTTAGACGGGCGGCATCCCCCGTTGCAATGGCAGTCCGGACTTCTGTGGATTGCATGCCGGAGAGCAATGTTAGCGCGAGCTTTGGCCCCACGCCGCTGATCGAGATCAGTTCCTCAAAAACCCAGCGTTCATCGCGAGATGCAAAACCGTACAACTCAGGATTCTCATCCCGAATGAAGAGCTTCACCCATATCTGAGTATCAGTGCCGAGCGAAGGTAACTTATCGTACGCTGAAAGTGAGATTCTCGCTGCGAACGCCACACCGTTCACTTCGACAACAGCTTCAGACGGTGACTTTCCGACAAGCCGGCCGCGGACATAGTCTATCATGCTGTAGCAGAAAGCTGTTTTGGGCTGCGAAGAGAGCAGGCAGCAATCGCAACGGCCAGAGCATCGGAAACATCCTCTTCTCCATCGTCAAACTCAATTCCAAGCATCTTGCCAACCATGTAGCTCACCTGATGCTTGGAACTTGCTCCGCTGCCGGTCACCGCCATCTTGACCTCACGAGGAGGAATGTCCGTCACGACTCCCGCCTGTTCGTGAATCGCGAGAACAGCACATGCGCGGGCCTGCCCAAGTTTTAACGCAGACATTGCGCCTGTGCCCACATACCCCGCCTCTACAGCACCGCGCGTCACTTGATGGGCTCGGCAAATCTGTGAAATCTCACTGAACAAGTAGCTCAGCCTCGCGGCCATGGGCTCAGCGGATCTGGTCCTGAGTTTGCCGCTGTCAACGTATATCAATCTGGAACCGCTTTTCCTGACGACTCCCCATCCGGTGCAGGTCAAACCCGGGTCAATGCCCAGAATGACTTCATCCGCGCGATTCACATGCATTATGCGAGACTTTCTATCAACTCGTCGTCCATCTCATAGTTCGAGTAGACATTCTGAGCGTCATCAATCTCTTCCAGTAACTCGATCAATGTCAGAACAGTTTTTGCAGCTCCGGCGTCCTCAATTTTCACCGTATTCTTTGGAATGAAACTCAATTCAGCGGACTCTACCTTCTTGCCCTTAGCTTCCAACGCAGCTTTGACCGCATAGAGATCGCTAGTACTGCAGAATACCTCCCAGACATCGCCATCGGACTTCACATCCGACGCGCCGGCTTCGAGAGCAATCTCCATCATCTCATCTTCAGACCCCTGGTTGACATCGAGAGTCAAATACCCAAGCCGGTCAAACATCCAAGACACAGCACCTGCTTCCGCCATTGAACCGCCGCGCTTATTGAAGATCGCGCGAATTTCTCCGACAGTCCGGTTTCGGTTGTCCGTCGCACATTCAATCAAGATCGCGACACCGGCCGGGCCATAACCTTCGTAGACAACTTCTTCCAGAACTTGTCCGTCCAGTTCTCCGGCACCTTTCTTAATCGCTCGTTCGAGGTTTGCCGCAGGCATGTTGGCAGCCTTGGCGGCGTCAATCGCTGTGCGAAGACGAGGATTCGAATTCGGATCTGATCCTCCCATACGCGAGGAGATCTGGATTTCTCGAATCAGTTTGGTGAATACCTTGCCGCGCGCGGCGTCAATCTTCTCTTTCTTGCGACGGATTGTCGCCCATTTACTGTGACCGGACATGCTGAGTTATCTTATTGTTGAGAATGAGCAGTTCTTATGCGGCCCGATGCTGGCTAACCCATTGGCGTATGTACTCGATTGGCTCCGTTGTTGGCGTACCAGGGCCAAACAGCTTTCCGACACCTTGTTTTTCAAGAACTTCCATGTCGGACTTCGGAATAATTCCACCACCGGTCAGCAAAACATCGCCAATACCTTGTTTTTTCATTAGTTCCAAAACCGCAGGAAAAAAGGTCATATGTGCGCCTGAGAGAATAGACAAGGCAACCACATCCACGTCCTCCTGAACAGCGGCGTTCACGATCATCTCCGGGGTTTGACGGAGGCCTGTGTAAATGACTTCCATGCCGGCATCACGGAGTGCGGCGGCCATGACCTTGGCTCCGCGGTCGTGCCCATCCAGCCCTGGCTTCGCGACTAATACTCTGATTTTTCTATCCATAGGGAAGCAAGAAATCAACTTAAGAAATTGCTGGAAACAGGATTCGCAAATTGCACGTTTTCATCCAGCTAAGCATTCAATATACAAAAAAAACGGCCGGAAATCAACGACTTCCGGCCAAAACTCGACCAATGCTGACTCAGACGATTTCAGGGTGTTCAACACGATTGGTGACAGCTAATGAGATTTCTCCGTTGACAGCCGCAGCCTCCACCCTGCTTCCCGACAACACAGCTCCAGACAGGATAGCTTCTGCCAGAGGGTTTAGCAACAGAGTCTGTATTGCCCGCTTCATAGGTCTGGCACCGAAAACCGGGTCATAACCATTGGCAAGGATTAGGTCTTTGGCCTCCTGGGTCAGCTTCAGCTCAATATTCTGTTTCAAGAGTCGCTTGGCGGCGTGCTCAATCTGGATGTCGAGAATGCGGGTCAGGTCGTCTTTGGTAAGCGGACCGAATACCAGAATTTCGTCAATACGGTTCAGGAATTCCGGTCGAATAGATCGCTTCAGGAGTTCCAATACGTCTTTGCGCACGTCTTCATATCCGCTTTCACTTTCGAGACTCTCTGCTCGAGCGCTGATCATGTCAGAACCGATGTTCGAGGTCATGATGACTATGCTGTTCTTGAAATCCACCGTGCGGCCTTTTGAATCGGTCAAGCGGCCGTCGTCGAGAACTTGCAGCAGAATGTTCCATACGTCCGGATGGGCTTTCTCAATCTCGTCAAGGAGCAGCACGCTGTAAGGTCTGCGGCGAATCGCTTCGGTGAGTTGTCCACCCTCTTCGTGACCGACGTAGCCCGGGGGCGCGCCGATCAAGCGTGAGACGGTGTGGCGCTCTTGATACTCTGACATGTCAATGCGAATCATCGCGTGCTCATCGTTGAAAAGGAATTCACTTAGCGCGCGCGCAAGCTCGGTCTTGCCCACTCCGGTCGGACCTAAGAACAGGAAGCTGCCAATCGGTTTGCTTTCCTCAGAGAGTCCTGAGCGACCTCGCCTGAT
This sequence is a window from bacterium. Protein-coding genes within it:
- the ruvC gene encoding crossover junction endodeoxyribonuclease RuvC, with translation MHVNRADEVILGIDPGLTCTGWGVVRKSGSRLIYVDSGKLRTRSAEPMAARLSYLFSEISQICRAHQVTRGAVEAGYVGTGAMSALKLGQARACAVLAIHEQAGVVTDIPPREVKMAVTGSGASSKHQVSYMVGKMLGIEFDDGEEDVSDALAVAIAACSLRSPKQLSATA
- a CDS encoding YebC/PmpR family DNA-binding transcriptional regulator, translated to MSGHSKWATIRRKKEKIDAARGKVFTKLIREIQISSRMGGSDPNSNPRLRTAIDAAKAANMPAANLERAIKKGAGELDGQVLEEVVYEGYGPAGVAILIECATDNRNRTVGEIRAIFNKRGGSMAEAGAVSWMFDRLGYLTLDVNQGSEDEMMEIALEAGASDVKSDGDVWEVFCSTSDLYAVKAALEAKGKKVESAELSFIPKNTVKIEDAGAAKTVLTLIELLEEIDDAQNVYSNYEMDDELIESLA
- a CDS encoding cobalamin B12-binding domain-containing protein; this translates as MDRKIRVLVAKPGLDGHDRGAKVMAAALRDAGMEVIYTGLRQTPEMIVNAAVQEDVDVVALSILSGAHMTFFPAVLELMKKQGIGDVLLTGGGIIPKSDMEVLEKQGVGKLFGPGTPTTEPIEYIRQWVSQHRAA